The sequence below is a genomic window from Methyloterricola oryzae.
GGCTGGAGGGCTTTGGCAAGCCGGCCCTGACCCGTGCCGTTCAGGAGGCGCTGGGCCGCAACTACGATCTGCGCGCGGCGGCGGCGCGGGTGGAAGCTGCTCGGCAATTGGCACGGATCGAAGGATCCACGTTGTGGCCGCAACTGGGCTTTACCGGCGGCTACCAGCGTTCGCAGGTACGCGACTCCGGTTTCGGCTCCAGTGAATTCGGCGCCTTTCAGGCCATGTTCACCCTCGACTGGGAACTGGATGTATGGGGTCGCATCCGCGCGGCCCGCGACGCCGCCGGACAGGATGCCGAGGCCGCGGCCAGCGATTTTCGTAGCGCGCGCCTGTCCCTGGCGGCGCGCACCGCCCAGGCCTGGTTCGACCTGGCCGAGGCCCGGTTGCAAGTGCAGGTGTCGGAGCAATCGATCCACGACCGCCGCGTCATCGTCGACCTGGTGCGTGGGCGCTTCGCGCGCGGTTTGACCCGCGGCCTGGATTTGCGCCTGGCCCTGACGGACCTCGCCGATGCCGAGGCGCAGTTGGCGGATGCGCGTAACCGGGAGCAGATTTCCGGGAGGCTCTTGGAGACTCTGCTTGGGCGCTATCCCGGCAATTCCCGATCGGCTGAGCTGGATCTGCCCGAGCCGCCGGCGCAGATTCAGGCGGGTCTGCCCTCGGAACTGCTGCTGCGCCGCCCCGACCTGGCCGCGGCCTTTCAGCGCCTCAAGGCTCAGGATCTGCGCCTGGAAAGCGCGGAAAAGGCGCTGCTGCCGCGCGTCGCCCTGACCGCCGATGGCGGCACCCGCAGCGCCGCGCTGGCGGAACTCATCGACCCGCGCGCCGCCGCCTGGAACCTGGGCATGGGGCTGCTGCAACCCATCTTTACCGGTGGACGCCTGAAAGGGGAGATCGACCTCGCCTCGGCCCGAGCGGACGAGGCCCTGAACCTATACAGGAGCAGTGCGCTGGACGCGTTCCGGCAGGTGGAGCAGGCCCTGGGCGCGGAGGAGTGGCTCCGTCGGCAGGAGCAGGCCCTGCGCGAGGCGGTGGAACAAACCGAGGCCAGCCGCAAGCTGGCGGTGTATGCCTACCGTCATGGCGATATCGAGATTCTGACCTTGCTGGACAGCTACCGCAGCACCCTGAGCGCGCAGAGCGCCCACCTGACGGTGCGCCGGCAAATGCTCAACAACCGCGTCGGCCTCTACCTGGCCCTGGGGGGCGGCGTATGAGGCTTGATCCGACCCGCTGTCTGGAACCCCTTGGCCTGAACGACCATTCATGCGCCTGAACCTGAAAACCCTCCTTCCCGCGCTGCTGCTGATGGCCGGGGCCGCGGCCGCGTGGGCCATCGTCGTGAATCGGCCAATGGTCGCGCCTAAGCTCGCGGAGCCGGACGTACCCCTGGTGCGCGTGCTCCAGGTGGAACCCCAGACCCTGCGCCTGGATGTGCCATCCCAGGGTGTCGCCAGCCCGCGGGAGGAAATCGACTGGGTGGCGGAAGTCGCCGGCAAGGTGATCCGGGTCAGCCCGGATTTCGTGCCCGGCGGCTTTTTTACGGCAGGGCAGGAACTGCTCGCCATCGATCCCAGGGACTACGATCACGCCATCGCCGCCGCCCAGGCCGGCATCGCCGAGGCGCGGCGAATGGTGGCGCAAGAGGAAGCCCAGGCGGAGCAGGCACGCAGCGAATGGCAGGCATTGGGGGAAGGCAGGCCTTCGCCCCTGACCTTGCACGAGCCGCAACTGGCCGAGGCCCGAGCGCGCTTGAAGGCGTCGGAAGCCGATCTGGCCAAGGCCCGCTTGCAGCGCAGCCGCTGCGATCTGAAAGCGCCCT
It includes:
- a CDS encoding efflux transporter outer membrane subunit gives rise to the protein MGRAYWPRGSAVCLLLLVFSACTQAPQRDPLDAGDAVPARWSGREQVSKPVPERWLEGFGKPALTRAVQEALGRNYDLRAAAARVEAARQLARIEGSTLWPQLGFTGGYQRSQVRDSGFGSSEFGAFQAMFTLDWELDVWGRIRAARDAAGQDAEAAASDFRSARLSLAARTAQAWFDLAEARLQVQVSEQSIHDRRVIVDLVRGRFARGLTRGLDLRLALTDLADAEAQLADARNREQISGRLLETLLGRYPGNSRSAELDLPEPPAQIQAGLPSELLLRRPDLAAAFQRLKAQDLRLESAEKALLPRVALTADGGTRSAALAELIDPRAAAWNLGMGLLQPIFTGGRLKGEIDLASARADEALNLYRSSALDAFRQVEQALGAEEWLRRQEQALREAVEQTEASRKLAVYAYRHGDIEILTLLDSYRSTLSAQSAHLTVRRQMLNNRVGLYLALGGGV